The window GTGAAACCTAACTAATGTTGCTTTGATTCTGAAACTTCGTTGTGAAAGAAAAGTTGAGATAGTATTATTATGTGTGCACTAAAGCGAGGAGTTTATTGACTCATCAACTGCAGAAGAAGATGCGTGTGCTAGTGAAGCCACTGGAGAAACCAAAGGTGGTGCTAAAGTTTGTGTGGATGCAAAAGGACATAGGAGTTGCATTAGACCATATAATTCCAGGATTTGGAACAATCCCGCTTAGTCCATACTACTTCTGGCCTAGGAAAGATGCTTGGGAAGAGCTTAAAGCTTTGTTAGAGAGCAAGCATTGGATCTCTGAGCTACATCGTGTCTTCCTCCTTAACCAAGCTACAGACATCATCAATCTATGGCAATCAAGCGGTGGGGATTTCTCTTGATTGGATTCACATTTGTGGATGGAAAAGCAATTCATCCGAAGCTGTTTTATCATCATAGGTATTATTATTAATGGTCGCAACTTTTCCAAAGTCTAAAGCTTTTTTATTGTCTAGTGTAGTAGTCCCTTTGTGCTGCCTAATTCTGTTGAAACTGATcattcaaacacaaaaaaaaagctcgTGTCTTGGTGGCTTTTATGTTCAAGAGTGTATCATTGTATATGCAAATGGGTCGTGTTTGTGTCATTTCGTGTGTGTTTTCAATACCATTGCAATCCTAATCATTTATGGTCAATGGATTCACTGTAGAGAAGCTAGAAAAGTAAAAGTTTTTGAGGTTTCTGGAACATTAAAAATGACGAAATctctcttatattattttttcatacaTAAGGATACTGAGAGTTTCTCTTATTCGGAAAATGCAGAAtcagaaccaaaaaagaaaagaaaaaaaaaaaaaaaaactcaaaccttTTGTTCAAGCAAAGTACTTGGACATCTGAATGGCTTTATTGGTCAACCCACATTTCTCATAAAAGGATTTTTTCTCGACACTACAATCAAGAATCACCTTGTAGCAACCCATTGATTTGCAATGATCCATCAGAAACTCAACCACCGTCTTCCCAAGCTGCTTCCCACGGAAACCCGAATCCACGACAACGTCTTCGATGTGTCCTACTTTACCGCAGCTCCTCACAAACTTCTTCTCTATCATCACGCTCCCAGTCGCTGCGATTTTCCCAGACGCCTCGTCTTCGATCACGCATATCACGTGGTCGTCACCGTACGAGCTTATCTCTTCGAATCGCCCATCGAACTCTTCGTCGGTCAATGACCCAGCGACGGTGAGTTGACCTAGAAGCTCTATGAATCCTTTTCTCTTATCGGAGATCTCTAGCCTTCGGATCTTGAACGTCTCCGGCTCCGCCATTAAGATCAGATCGGaaacaattttattataatttttgaattgtgtctgtgtgtttgtggtttctttctttatagGATTCTCTCGCTCATGTGTTGTAACTGAACAtaccccaccaccaccacttcacattatattattattattattataataaagtaCGAGGAGGACGTAATATTTACGAAACGGTACTCAATCTTTTAACTAATTACACAGTTCGCTTATATTTCTCTATCAGTTCAATTTAggtcctttatttttttttttttttaaattaccaggatttaaagaaaacaagaaaatgaagtgacaatatttattgaaattacAACAATCCAACAAGTGAAAATGtagaaggaacaaaaaaaaaaaaaaaagtttaaacatGATATGTATAGATTACATAATTGGAAATGTGAGGAGTGGAATTATTGAATTTAGGGTTGATGGTGACTAGAAAAGGAAGATGAAGCCGGAGGGATTCCAGGGATGAGAGGGATCGGAGGGAGTGGAACAGGTAAAGAAGGTGGTGTTGGCATAGGTAGTGAAGGCGGAGTTACGCCTGGGACTGGTGGAAGAGTCGGAAGAGGTGGAAGAGTCGGAATTGTTGGAATCGTTGGCAGAGTTGGAGCTGCTGGGGGAGAAGGAAGTAGCGGAATTGGAGGGAGAGTTGGGGGAGAAGGGATTAGCGGGTTTGGTGGAAGAGTTGGTGTTGGGATAGAAGGTATCAGAGGGTTTGGAGGGATGACGGATGGAGGGTTAAGCGGGTTCGGAGGAAGAAATTGGAAATTGGGTTTTAGCACTTCGGTTTTCTTGTCTTCCAAGTAAACAGATTTCTTGTTACGCAAGGAAGCTGGTTTCCGTGGACCTGGTCCTCctggagaaggaagaagaggaggaagtgTAGGAAGAGGCAAGTCTGGAAGGGGAGGAACGATAGGGAGGTTCGGGATAGGGGAAGGAGTAGGCGGATCTTGGATCGGTGGAGGGAATGAGGGATCCGGTAAAAGTGGCTTGGGGTTGACAGGTTTTTGGCTACAAATCTCTGGTTGGTTTTCGGGTTTGAAAGTGAAGAATCCTGCAGAGAAGACCCTAGTGTTCTCTCCGTGATGGTTTGATTTAAGGCgttttagagaagaagaagtcgcGGAAGAAGCTATGGAACAGTAAGGCTGTGAGCTACTTAGCAACTTCACAGAGCATCTCTTGATCTTCTTCACATGTTTGCTGACTGAGAAAGGTAGCTTCACTTTGAATTCACCTCGCGCATCTGTTTTCACTTCTTGTCTGAAACTCGGTTTCGAGTTCTCGTCAATGCATTCCACCGCAACTAAAGCACCTGCAACAAGATCCAACAAAACTATTCATAAAGTCTTTCAAGAACGCTCAATATTAATCGGCATAAACTAGAATTACATAGACTGCAACCTGTCGTAATCTTGAACCATAACCGGTCAAACCAAATTGATAGTTTGGTAAAACAGAGAGCTCTGTTCTATATTCCAagaaccaaatttttttgtttcaactaGTTCGATAAAATAAgagcaagaaaaaaaacgaaacccaGACCTGGGATTAAGTGGTTGGGTGATTTCGAAAAGGCGCCGTTGAAACAAGTGTCACAGTAGACAGTTCCAACCACAACTGCAGAAGAACGTGTCTTCTTCATAACATGTTGTTGTCCTTGAGATAAACCTCCATTAATAGAGATGCCTAAGAAAACCATAAGGCTAAACCAAACCCATAAGGTAGTTGTTCGCTCCATAGTTATCGACCCTGTCTTTCTCTATCGAGGAAagaggcatatatatatataggagtgtcgtgtgaagaagatgagtgagCCACGAAAGATCAAGAGATTGCAAAAGAAAGCTTATCTCTTTTTATCTCTATGTTAATGTGAATCATGGGAAAAATACAAAGCCTAACTACAAAAGATAGCTAGTATATTGTCTTGTGACCCTATCCTTCTACAGCTCAGAATCtgaattattgtaaaaaaatagtGTAAGAGGTGAGAAAAAGACAACAATAAGATTTGGATTCACGTTCGCGTGTCGATTAGATTGATCGTTTGCTCGGTAAAAAACACGTACGAAGTTACTGTGATCGTATATTGTTTCTTGAATTGCGGGATTTGCTGAAACTACTACcctcttgatatttttgtttttcctttttgacaTATAAATTAATAGACATCTCAGATTATGTTTTATGTTAAAGGTTGTGAGATATTTTAGAGTTCAAAAAAATATCTGTTTTCTGCATCTTTCCCTTATTCACATCTTGAAATTTTGAATGAGACTAAAAACATGACATGATTTTTCATTTCCAAACTGTGAATATAATCCATGTGgtcatgtttgtttttttatcatgtATTGTCTACAATCTACATCCATATTTCCAAATAATGACATTTACAAataattattgttaaaatatcGCAATCGTCAATTTTATCCAAAACTAAACTTATTTAGTAATAGTCTAACCGACTAGTATATTTACAAATAACTATTATACGATGAATCATTTGCAATATGATGTTCTGAAACTTACACATTCTTTACAACAACAatctacttttaaaaaaaacccacACTCCAAAACCATTAAGTTTTTGCTCAACCATTAATTGGACAGAGTAGTATATTCCACAGATGATTATTTTCGTTTACATATCGAAAACGATTGGTTTTAGATTTGGAGAAACATATAGCCAATGAGACTAAAGTTGATCACTAGACTTAagtaaattatagttttttttttgtgtgtgtgtgttctgtAACAGAGGAAACATTACATGAAATTAATGAAAGGGAAGGCATATGGGAATGAGAACGGGGAAGCGAATACAGTTGGAGAGTCTCTGTCGATTCACGAGACACTAAGCATGTCCACACAACCATATATACCCAATTCTTACTTCTGTCTTCTTATAGAGTATGTATACAAAATTCATTGTtgaaaaggacaaaagaaataaatatataagtaataatGTGAATGTTTTTCTCgaattttcttggtttttcttttcttttttggtttttttcttaaatgggACGTCGTATTTGTTAAAAAGATCAGCAATTCGCGAGAAGGAACAAACTCTATTAGAAACCGACGAACAAAAAGCAACcactgatttaaaaaaaaaaacattatgtcaACTTAAGAAACCAGTGGTTGTTTTTTTCTATGGAGAACTCGTAGAATTTCTAACTTGAAATTATCAATTTTTCTGatattttatcaatatattaattttaaaaagccactggatttttttaaaacattagaTATTTTCTCAATATTGTTACATTAGATTTGGGTTTGATACTTGGATTCTTAACAACCATAGTTTTTTACGGATTAATAGATGCAAAATCTATTAAAGATTTTGAGAGTGTTGCAAGTAGATCCGTGCATGTATCATGGTCTAGTACGTAAATGTAAATCTGAGTATTATAGAGAGAACTTCGTGGAATTATTGTTTCAGAAAGGTTTTTATCGCAATGGGTGGGGTATTGGGtaccataattaaaaaaaaacatttatatatcatcacaataaaaaaatatcaaaatatataatatgaaatggGCCAATAGAAAAGTACTTGATCTGGgctgaataacaaaaaaaaaaacccaactctTTGTTGTCCCACAAACAAACTACTTAGTAGTACactaaaacttctataaattaatactctataaattaataatcactataaattaataatcactataaattaataaattttgctggtcccaagtcgggtaagtgtaaaaattaacaatattcgataagataataagataataatttttttgaaatctcaatgtaaaatatggtcccaataatatcataaattaataatcatgtaaatttatatatatatatatatatatactgatataatagcgtatgtttctcctaaaactcatttctatagaacatttgtaatgttgtattttcaaactataatgatatctctaaaatattttataacatgtcatacaaataattaaattttaaagttttaatttttagatatgcatcatttacaatttgataattagacagattattaaaatatgagaattaatattattattattcataaatttgaatttatgtatgtcatgtgtataagtcaatttgtttatagtatttgtaatttattgtcaataatgctttataaatattacaagttcaattcctaaaccataaaatttataacatccgaaagtttaatcttattttgctataattgttccaattcataatttaaaaaaaaaataaacaattaaaaatatatctataaattaatatcactataaattaataaaatgtcttggtcccaacattattaatttatagaggttttactgtagtttgGTTCGTACTGAGTCGTCGtcattgtttgttatatttgtaAGTCTGTAACAGTTTAACAAGATGATGACTTGTGTGGGTAGaagattaaattaaagaaattttcGATAGATATAAATGTTAGCTACTGCAAAGACATTTGGTTTTCCATACTAAGTACTATTTTCTTATGTGAATAGTTGAttaatcatacaaaaaaaattgtacatttgatttttttttaattataattcatcaaatatttctaatatacgtaatatttttttccttgcaatgttatttttttctacattcaGTATATCTATCTTTATTATCAAGATTTCTATTTTAGTCATATAGATTTgtcaatttattatttgtatattagacttatatattgttatttgctatgatatatataagtttattatTTATCCCATTATAGACAcattcaataaattttaatcccaacttttttttatttttgctttgattactttttaattttatttttgaatagcAAAATCTCTAATGTATGATTTTCTTAAGTAAAAAAATGTTCATTATGtcatcatttattattttttttttgttgcttttgttacatttattttttaattttgaatagcAAAATCTCAAGTGtatgattttcttaattaaaaaaatcttcctAGTGTCATCATTTATTagttttacttatattttaaacatgtaaatttgcattaaaaaaacaaaatggcaaaattataaatctattttaaaaacagaaacaatagttttggtttatgttgttttgtatAGAGAGAGACTCAAGTCTCTCAGTTCATTGGCCATTGGTGTAGGAGCAACAACAACGCCCACCCACCTTCACACCAACTTCATCACACTACTCCTCCTCCCTCCTTCCTCCTTcctctcacttttttttcttctctctgacggatttttaataaaacaaaaagtgaaagaTTAAAGCGCTTCTTCACTTTCCTTGTAATCTGCTAATAAAGCAAAATTGATTGagtctcttctttaattttcgtcggttcttttttctttgtccgATCAAAATCGAAAACCCATTTAGTTCTTCGATGAAAGGTATAGTCTTTGTTccgattcctctgttttttttttttttctttctttcaaatatgTTCTTTTCTGTATGTAACTAGATAAAAATGGGTTGTGATCGACTCTAATTAGTAAGTAAGtacaatcttttaaaaaaattattgttctcTGGTTTGTCTCTGACTTAAACCAAACATGGATGttagtttcttaattattattattatgtttttttgtttttctctgttttattgcGTTTGTTAGGGATTTACCTAAATTAGGTTTCACCTTTTAGTCTGTTAATTGCTTCCATTTCACTTTTACCAATTTTTGCCAATTGAAgccttttgagtttttttttactgagttTGGTGAATGATGTCTCTTGCTAGGAGTCTCTCTGCTTATTTGTCAATGCTCAGAAGCTCTTTAGTTATATGGCTGACatataattggattttttttttgttgttgtgagttGTGATGAGTTTTGGATAGTAACTTGAACAGATAGATGTTTTACAATCTAAAAGTCCAAACAGTGATCAGATCATTCTACAGGTGATAATTTGAGGGAGTGAAGCAGATTGTTGCTGTCATCTTTGGAGAGTTTCTGTAATTAGAAACCCTCTCATTTGGCATTCTTGGTGAAGGTTTAGGAGTTACCTAACCAGCTTTGTGATTTTGGTGATAGTTTCAAACCTATTTACCTCCAAGTTAAAGAAACAAGAGAAGGAGATGGGGTGTGTTTCTTCTTGCTTTCGTGTCGACGACTTTGAGGATTACCCGAATCCAACTAGTTCTGTTAACAGAAACTGCCCATGCCCGAGATGTCTTGTTAATAGCTTACTTAACCTGGTAATGTTCTATCTTCCCAGTGTTTTTACTGTGCatcttttagttatatataacgTAGAGCTCATCGAATTTGATCTCTTTTGCAGTACATCTCTTTATTCAGAAGAGGAGAAACTCGCTCTCTCCCATCCTCCTTACAGGCTACTACTACTAATGTATCAATAGCTTCATCTACTTCGTATGATAATTTTATGTCTAACACATTCCATTCTACTCCAAGGCCTCTGCCTTATGATGCTGATCCAAGATACTTTCGGTCAAGGCGTGATTCGCTTGTCTCTAGACGCGATAAGGGTTCAAGTCATTCTCATGAGGAAGCTGAGCCATTAAGAAGTGATACTGATTTTGATTCTGAGTCTTTCTCAGTGGAAGGAAGCAAATGGGCTAATAATAAGCTTATTATCTCTGGTGAAGATTCAAAAGAAGAGTTCTCTAAATCCACTCGAAGGATTCTTAAGTCAAAGACAATGGCTACTGGTGATGATGAAGGCATGTATATTacatctgatgatgaagatgtctGTCCAACCTGTCTTGAAGGTATTCATTTTCATCTGATTTTTGTCTTTGATCAATAATGCATTCGAAGGAAGCTTAGTATCAGATTTTTGCTTGNAACTGCCCATGCCCGAGATGTCTTGTTAATAGCTTACTTAACCTGGTAATGTTCTATCTTCCCAGTGTTTTTACTGTGCatcttttagttatatataacgTAGAGCTCATCGAATTTGGTCTCTTTTGCAGTACATCTCTTTATTCAGAAGAGGAGAAACTCGCTCTCTCCCATCCTCCTTACAGGCTACTACTACTAATGTATCAATAGCTTCATCTACTTCGTATGATAATTTTATGTCTAACACATTCCATTCTACTCCAAGGCCTCTGCCTTATGATGCTGATCCAAGATACTTTCGGTCAAGGCGTGATTCGCTTGTCTCTAGACGCGATAAGGGTTCAAGTCATTCTCATGAGGAAGCTGAGCCATTAAGAAGTGATACTGATTTTGATTCTGAGTCTTTCTCAGTGGAAGGAAGCAAATGGGCTAATAATAAGCTTATTATCTCTGGTGAAGATTCAAAAGAAGAGTTCTCTAAATCCACTCGAAGGATTCTTAAGTCAAAGACAATGGCTACTGGTGATGATGAAGGCATGTATATTacatctgatgatgaagatgtctGTCCAACCTGTCTTGAAGGTATTCATTTTCATCTGATTTTTGTCTTTGATCAATAATGCATTCGAAGGAAGCTTAGTATCAGATTTTTGCTTGGATTTTTGTTTCAGAATATACATCAGAGAACCCGAAGATTGTTACAAACTGTTCTCACCATTTCCACCTCAGCTGCATTTATGAATGGATGGAGAGAAGTGAAAACTGTCCTGTTTGTGGAAAGGTAACACTTTTCATGTTCTTCAGACAACATCACGCATAAGTAGACGTGTGATCCTAAGAACAATAGAATGGACAAATGTGCAAGAACCCTTGAAACACATATCCGTGAAAGTATCCTTAGAAATGAAAATCTATAGTTATCTGGCCTACGAATTCAGAACATTTGCATTGTTTTCTCATTCATGTTGATTAAAGTAGAATTTTCCTCTGCTGTGAATTCGTCTCGTTTGCAGGTGATGGAGTTCAACGAAACACCGTAACTTGTTACCATTGATCCTGTCTTTTACTGTCTAAACTGAAACTGGGAAGATTGACAAGGCAGCAGACAGATGTGCAAATTAATCTGTTGATCTGTGAAtactttttatttacaatttatgGTAGATATATGGAAATGAGGAATTGTCTCTGCACATTTGGCTAATGGAGTTATGAGGAAAAGCCCTCTGGAGAGaaaacaacagcagcagcaaaaCACAGGCACACAGGAATCTGACATGTTTCTCAAGATTTGCTTATGGGgcagtgttttgtttttttttacatcaacaTTTTGTATGAATTACTTAACCCTTTTATTAAT is drawn from Camelina sativa cultivar DH55 chromosome 8, Cs, whole genome shotgun sequence and contains these coding sequences:
- the LOC104705862 gene encoding E3 ubiquitin-protein ligase At3g02290-like isoform X2 codes for the protein MGCVSSCFRVDDFEDYPNPTSSVNRNCPCPRCLVNSLLNLYISLFRRGETRSLPSSLQATTTNVSIASSTSYDNFMSNTFHSTPRPLPYDADPRYFRSRRDSLVSRRDKGSSHSHEEAEPLRSDTDFDSESFSVEGSKWANNKLIISGEDSKEEFSKSTRRILKSKTMATGDDEGMYITSDDEDVCPTCLEEYTSENPKIVTNCSHHFHLSCIYEWMERSENCPVCGKVMEFNETP
- the LOC104705859 gene encoding 30S ribosomal protein 3-2, chloroplastic-like produces the protein MAVQSSQSAYFGIRTASPSQKLSSKPVAHISLSTKLKPSFLPSISCSTFNPGQIPAKLAGISSGIFVSPSDSTFSYEPPESESPSLEKKKMRVLVKPLEKPKVVLKFVWMQKDIGVALDHIIPGFGTIPLSPYYFWPRKDAWEELKALLESKHWISELHRVFLLNQATDIINLWQSSGGDFS
- the LOC104705858 gene encoding glucosamine 6-phosphate N-acetyltransferase translates to MAEPETFKIRRLEISDKRKGFIELLGQLTVAGSLTDEEFDGRFEEISSYGDDHVICVIEDEASGKIAATGSVMIEKKFVRSCGKVGHIEDVVVDSGFRGKQLGKTVVEFLMDHCKSMGCYKVILDCSVEKKSFYEKCGLTNKAIQMSKYFA
- the LOC104709053 gene encoding E3 ubiquitin-protein ligase At3g02290-like; the encoded protein is MSVQPVLKYQIFAXNCPCPRCLVNSLLNLYISLFRRGETRSLPSSLQATTTNVSIASSTSYDNFMSNTFHSTPRPLPYDADPRYFRSRRDSLVSRRDKGSSHSHEEAEPLRSDTDFDSESFSVEGSKWANNKLIISGEDSKEEFSKSTRRILKSKTMATGDDEGMYITSDDEDVCPTCLEEYTSENPKIVTNCSHHFHLSCIYEWMERSENCPVCGKVMEFNETP
- the LOC104705862 gene encoding E3 ubiquitin-protein ligase At3g02290-like isoform X1, with translation MKVSNLFTSKLKKQEKEMGCVSSCFRVDDFEDYPNPTSSVNRNCPCPRCLVNSLLNLYISLFRRGETRSLPSSLQATTTNVSIASSTSYDNFMSNTFHSTPRPLPYDADPRYFRSRRDSLVSRRDKGSSHSHEEAEPLRSDTDFDSESFSVEGSKWANNKLIISGEDSKEEFSKSTRRILKSKTMATGDDEGMYITSDDEDVCPTCLEEYTSENPKIVTNCSHHFHLSCIYEWMERSENCPVCGKVMEFNETP
- the LOC104705860 gene encoding WAS/WASL-interacting protein family member 3-like, which codes for MERTTTLWVWFSLMVFLGISINGGLSQGQQHVMKKTRSSAVVVGTVYCDTCFNGAFSKSPNHLIPGALVAVECIDENSKPSFRQEVKTDARGEFKVKLPFSVSKHVKKIKRCSVKLLSSSQPYCSIASSATSSSLKRLKSNHHGENTRVFSAGFFTFKPENQPEICSQKPVNPKPLLPDPSFPPPIQDPPTPSPIPNLPIVPPLPDLPLPTLPPLLPSPGGPGPRKPASLRNKKSVYLEDKKTEVLKPNFQFLPPNPLNPPSVIPPNPLIPSIPTPTLPPNPLIPSPPTLPPIPLLPSPPAAPTLPTIPTIPTLPPLPTLPPVPGVTPPSLPMPTPPSLPVPLPPIPLIPGIPPASSSFSSHHQP